The Candidatus Nomurabacteria bacterium genomic sequence TTCAGATGATTCCTCGCTTTTATTAAAAATATTTATCACTCGTTCACGAAGACTGTCGTCTTCATTTATGATAGAGCCCATATTTTTTTGCTTCATTACAGCTATAACATTCCAGATAGCCTCGGCATTATTACCACGACCACATATTCGATCCCACATCTTTTCGGGTATTGCATCGACGGCATTGGCTCCAATGGCCTTGTCGAATATATGGCTTATAATCTCTTCGCGGTCTTCGTTTTCATACTCCTTTATTTCCTCAGGAGTTAAATACTTGGCAAACTCCATAACAGTCGTCTGCTCCGACTCTGGTGACGAGACATTTTGACTCTCAACTACATCAGGAGAATCCTGATTATAATCCTCATGCCGCTTACCCTCTGGTACGCTGTCGTGTGATTGTGACGGCTCACCTTCGCTCATATGGTTGTAGAAATCCTGCAGTTATTATATTTGTTTTAGAGCTTTTGTAGCTTGATACTAGCATAAACACTATAAAGCGTCAATCAGTGGTGTCAATCTGAAATTTTTGCCATAAAAATACTCCGCATAGAGGCGGAGTATTTTAGCTTGCACTTTATTGTGCCGGAGGAACTGGTCCAACTGGTGGCTTTGATTCTTCAACTGACGGCTCAGCTGTTGGAGTTACCGAGGTGTCGCCCTCACTAACTACAGGAGACGCCTCTACAGGAGATGACTCTACACTTGATGCTTGTTCTACTGACACACTTGGAGCACCAACTTCCGTGGAACCATCACTAGGTACGTCCGCTTGAACATCATCTAGCTGCGGCTCTGGAGTTAATGATTCATGTGCTGGCGGCACGACGGGTCCTGCTGCCTCTTTTTTCTTGCCTCCTCCAAATAGTCGAGCAAAGAAGCCTTTTTTTGGCTCTTGGGGTGCAGGTGTGTTGTTTTCTACTGGTGGCATAGTTTTCCTTTTTTTACTATTTCTTAAACATTAGCGGATTTATTGAAAACTGTCAAATCACAACTTAGGATAACCATTCAATTAGATTGTCGGGGTAGATTAACTGTGCTTCTACGTCCGGGTATGTATCACTAAAGAATTTCGGTGTAATAAGTTTTTTATTTGTATACGAAAAATCGTGCGCGGTATATTTATTATCCTTTGCTTCGATAAGATCGAGTTCACTTCCCAGAGACCGCCAATAGTAGCGCTGTACACGTTCATCTCGCTCCTGCCAAAATTTTATACGCTCATTCATACAAAAGTTTTCCCATAACGCATCACGGTCGGCACGTAAGTCAAGCGGTTGCAATGACTGAATCAAGGCGTTTCTAATGCCAAGATCATAAAAATACACCTTTCGCTTCCGATTACTCAAATTACCCTGTATGCTCCCGGTAAGTGCCGGTAATCGATAGACGACAAACGCCATTTCGAGTAACGTTATGTAGCGTTCAATCGTTTCTACTTTTACACCAAACATTACACCAAGCTCGTGGTACGAAACCTCCTGACCTATATGCAAAGCTAGTGCCTGTAGCAGCCGTGGCAAAAGTTGTCTTTGGCGTAACTCTACCAGCTCTAAGCTGTCTTTATATACATAGTTGTTTGCCAGTGCCACGATCTCCTCGTCAGCACGACTATCATCGGTCAATACAATACCAGGGTAACTTCCAAGCCGAAGCAACCGTGGCAGTAATGTCTGTAGCTGCAAATCGCTATAACCAAAATATTTTTTTATCTCAATAAGTGAAAGTGGTGCCAACATAAATTCATACGCACGGCCGGTTAACGGTTCCTTCACCTTGCCTGCTAGATCAAAGGAAGAACTTCCAGTCGCAATGATGTCGAGTTCAGGGTGCGTGTCTATAAGTAGCTTTAGTGTGAGACCAATATTCTCAACCCTCTGCGCTTCATCTATAACAATACGCTTTGCCTGACCTATCACCCGTTCAAGTGCAGCCAAACTTGTCGGCTTCATAGCATCCGCCGTCACCATTTCGTCGCAATTTAGGTACAATCGCTCACTTTCTGGCACTTCTTCGAGTAATTGCCTTGCGACTGTCGTCTTTCCAACCCTTCGTGGGCCATACAAAACAATAACCCGCCCTCGTCCCAGATGGGATCGAATGAGCGGGACTATTGTTCTTTCTATCATACTGGAAATAATAGCATAAGTTATTTCCAGTAGACTAGAGTTTTTGGCTAATTATTGACTAGAAGCCCATACC encodes the following:
- a CDS encoding ATP-binding protein translates to MIERTIVPLIRSHLGRGRVIVLYGPRRVGKTTVARQLLEEVPESERLYLNCDEMVTADAMKPTSLAALERVIGQAKRIVIDEAQRVENIGLTLKLLIDTHPELDIIATGSSSFDLAGKVKEPLTGRAYEFMLAPLSLIEIKKYFGYSDLQLQTLLPRLLRLGSYPGIVLTDDSRADEEIVALANNYVYKDSLELVELRQRQLLPRLLQALALHIGQEVSYHELGVMFGVKVETIERYITLLEMAFVVYRLPALTGSIQGNLSNRKRKVYFYDLGIRNALIQSLQPLDLRADRDALWENFCMNERIKFWQERDERVQRYYWRSLGSELDLIEAKDNKYTAHDFSYTNKKLITPKFFSDTYPDVEAQLIYPDNLIEWLS